The Candida orthopsilosis Co 90-125, chromosome 7 draft sequence genome has a window encoding:
- a CDS encoding Wal1 h (protein required for hyphal growth in C.), with protein sequence MGILTTQDKEKIKRTIPKASNKIIDATVARLYIAYPDPTQWVYTGLMGAIALVDDLVGHTFFLKLVDITGHRGVLWDQELYVDFEYNQDRKYFHTFEIEDCLVGLLFEDTNDASHFYKRVTHRQKHGSSATVKNKNAIALKERAEPKGHNAPGPRGEFMDVNTAQRQRRAKGVLYYDDVPPPEWRSLYAELESAGITEDMIVDNRQFIKDYIAQQGGPLVGLEPPIPRKYQRAHEKAMGTENAAEVASVPESRPSMKHKKAPPPPPSAPQTSSPSVATSSNQSINSPTPEVESSPTPTPASEPAAEPAAEPVKRVFRVPPSSAFAPPARTTSTSSNERPLPAPPSQQQQQQQQQQHQYQPSPPSQSQTPPNTQRKYAVPPPLSNTVHQVPPPPQFNQAQQGQQNLPAPPARGGVPPPAPPSRGNAPPPPPRTNHSINTNVPAPPPRASPITPTKTGPNGSQPPPAPPPRASRGAAPPPPPPRSSASHASSSPQVPPRNAFPQSPTQQPVQQQQQQQQPNIPAPPPLQPRPMTIPPTQQPQAKPQTQPYGQATAPPPPSLPPSQQPQTQAYGKSAAAPPPPPPPPPPAMSTMSSGSTPAPPAPPPPDMSGGSFTESTGDAGRDALLSSIRGAGIGSLKKTDKSQLEKPSVVLQEARGEPMQTNDTSSVGGNAAGAPPATLADALSVALNKRKGKVAHSDDEDDDEW encoded by the coding sequence ATGGGTATCCTTACCACCCaagataaagaaaagattaaaaGAACAATTCCCAAGGCAagcaacaaaattattgatGCCACAGTAGCTCGTTTGTACATTGCTTACCCCGACCCGACGCAATGGGTTTACACTGGATTAATGGGCGCCATTGctcttgttgatgatttagtGGGCCACACCTTTTTCCTTAAACTTGTCGATATAACGGGACACCGCGGAGTGCTATGGGATCAAGAACTCTATGTCGATTTTGAGTATAATCAAGACCGGAAATACTTTcatacttttgaaattgaagattgtCTTGTGGGCTTACTATTTGAAGATACCAATGACGCCTCCCATTTTTACAAACGAGTTACACATCGTCAGAAACATGGGTCAAGTGCAACAGTCAAGAATAAGAATGCAATTGCCTTAAAGGAAAGGGCCGAACCAAAAGGACATAATGCACCAGGTCCTAGAGGAGAATTTATGGATGTTAATACCGCCCAACGACAAAGAAGGGCAAAGGGAGTATTGTATTATGATGATGTTCCACCACCAGAATGGAGATCACTTTATGCTGAATTGGAGTCTGCCGGTATCACCGAGGAtatgattgttgataatagacaatttatcaaagaCTACATTGCACAACAAGGAGGACCTCTTGTGGGATTGGAACCACCAATACCAAGAAAGTATCAAAGAGCACATGAAAAGGCCATGGGTACTGAAAATGCAGCAGAGGTGGCGTCAGTACCGGAATCCAGACCCAGCATGAAACACAAGAAGGCACCACCTCCACCTCCACTGGCGCCTCAAACATCTTCCCCTTCGGTGGCCACATCATCAaaccaatcaatcaattcaccTACTCCAGAAGTGGAATCCTCACCTACACCAACTCCTGCATCGGAACCCGCTGCTGAACCAGCTGCTGAACCGGTGAAGCGAGTTTTTAGAGTTCCGCCACTGTCTGCATTTGCACCACCTGCTAGAACAACATCGACTTCATCGAACGAGAGGCCACTACCTGCTCCACCATcgcagcagcagcagcaacagcaacaacaacagcatcagTATCAACCTTCCCCTCCATCACAAAGTCAAACACCACCAAACACGCAGAGAAAATATGCTGTTCCTCCACCTTTGTCTAACACTGTCCATCAAGTTCCACCACCGCCTCAGTTCAATCAAGCACAACAAGGACAACAGAATCTACCAGCGCCACCCGCTAGAGGTGGAGTTCCACCACCTGCACCACCAAGTCGAGGAAATGCGCCACCTCCTCCACCTAGaacaaatcattcaatcaacaccaatgtTCCAGCACCTCCTCCAAGAGCGTCACCTATTACACCAACAAAAACGGGACCTAATGGATCGCAACCGCCACCTGCACCACCTCCAAGAGCATCGAGAGGTGCGGCTCCTCCCCCACCGCCACCTCGAAGTCTGGCCAGTCATGCAAGTAGCTCGCCGCAAGTGCCTCCGCGCAATGCTTTTCCACAACTGCCAACTCAACAACCAGttcagcaacagcaacaacaacagcaaccaaACATTCCAGCCCCGCCCCCTCTCCAACCAAGACCTATGACAATTCCTCCAACGCAGCAACCACAAGCAAAGCCGCAGACACAACCCTATGGCCAAGCAACAGCTCCTCCACCACCGTCTTTACCTCCTTCCCAACAACCTCAAACGCAAGCTTATGGTAAATCGGCTGCTGCACCACCTCCGCCACCGCCACCACCTCCTCCGGCAATGTCAACAATGTCAAGTGGGTCTACTCCTGCTCCACCAGCGCCACCTCCTCCAGATATGTCTGGTGGTTCATTTACAGAATCTACAGGAGATGCGGGTAGGGACGCTCTTTTGTCGTCAATTAGAGGCGCTGGTATTggttcattgaaaaagaccgacaaatcacaattggaaaagcCTAGTGTTGTACTACAAGAAGCCAGAGGAGAACCAATGCAGACTAATGACACTTCTAGTGTTGGTGGAAATGCTGCTGGAGCACCACCTGCTACCTTAGCTGATGCTTTATCGGTTGCTTTGAACAAACGTAAAGGTAAAGTTGCGCatagtgatgatgaagatgatgatgagtgGTAG